The sequence CCCCAACTGTCTGATGGATTAAAACAGTTAGCCAAATCTACAGGCGTTCCGCTCAAAAGCGTACTGTTAGCGGCACATTTACGGGTGTTAAATTTGCTGAGTGGACAGTCAGATATAGTTACAGGATTAGTCACTAACGGCAGATTAGAACAAAAAGATGGCGATCGCATTCTGGGACTATTCTTGAATACCTTGCCATTGCGATTACATTTAGATGGTGGGACTTGGCTAGATTTAATTCAAGAAGTGTTTCAAGTAGAGCGAGAATTATTAAATTTTCGTTGGTATCCCCTAGCTCAACTACAGCAGAATTTTGGTGGTCAGTCTCTTTTTGAGGTAGCTTTTAACTTTGTCAATTTTCATGTTTATCAAGGTTTGCAAAATCAGGATAATGTAGAATTTTTGGAAGAAAAATCTTTCCAAGAAACTAACTTCCCTTTGTTTGCTGACTTTAGCCTTAATGCTTTTTCATCGCAAGTAAACTTAGTGCTAGAATACAACGCAGCAGAATTTTCTTCAGCACAAATTCAGGCGATAGGTGGTTATTATGTCAATGCGCTAGCAGCAATGGTACATACACCATCTGCACGCTATGAGTCGCAGTCACTATTATCTGCTGAAGAAACACAACAATTATTGGTCGAGTGGAATCAAACATCCTCTGAGATTTTACCGAATGTTTGTCTTCATCAGTTAATAGAAAATCAAGTTCAACAGACACCTAATGCTGTTGCTGTAGTATTTAACAATCAGCAACTAACTTATGATGAATTAAACTGCCGTGCGAATCAACTCGCACATTATCTCCAAGATTTAGGAGTAAAACCAGAGGTACTGGTTGGTATCTGCGTCGAACGTTCTTTGGATATGATAGTAGGAATTTTGGGCATCCTCAAAGCTGGTGGAGCCTACTTACCTTTAGACCCATCTTATCCGCAGGAAAGGCTAGCGTATATGTTAGCAGATGCTCAAGTACCAGTTTTGTTAACTCAACAGCAACCGCTATCAACATTACCGCCCCACACAGCAAAAGTTATCTGCCTAGATACCGACTGGGAGATAATTTCTCAGCGCTCTTTCTTTAACCCACAATCAAAAGTTACACCCCAAAACTTAGCTTATGTCATCTATACCTCCGGCTCCACAGGTCAATCGAAGGGTGTGATGATTGAGCATCAAAGCTTCGTCAATGCTTATCTAGGTTGGGAGCAAGTTTATCAGTTACGCTCAAAAGCCAGTTGTCACCTGCAAATAGCCAGTTTCGCTTTTGATGTCTTTTCTGGTGATATGGTACGTGCTTTGTGTTCTGGTGGCAAGTTGGTGTTATGTCCCAAAGAGGTATTGTTATCGCCAGAGCAGCTATACGCGCTGATGCTGCAAGAACAGGTTGACTGTGCTGAATTTGTTCCCGTCGTTCTGCGACACTTATGCACATATCTGGAGCAAAATCAACAACGTCTCGACTTTATGCAACTGCTGATTTGTGGCTCTGATAGTTGGTATGGCGGAGAGTATGAGCAATTCCGGTGTTTATGTGGTTCTCAAACACGATTAATCAATTCCTTTGGTTTGACTGAAGCCACTATTGACAGTTCATACTTTGAAAGCATCACCGCTAACTTACCAACAGAGCAATTAGTGCCTATTGGTCGTCCCTTTCCTCACACCCAAATATATATTCTCGACTCCAACTTGCAGCCAGTACCTATTGGTGTGACTGGAGAACTCTACATTAGCGGTAAGGGTTTAGCTAGGGGTTATCGCCACCGTCCCGATTTAACTGCGGCAAAATTCTTACCCAATCCTTTCAGCCATCAACCAGAGGCGAGGCTATACAAAACTGGTGACTTAGCACGTTACTGGGCAGATGGTAATATTGAGTTTCTCAGAAGAAGCGATCGCCAAGTAAAAATTCGCGGTTTCCGCATTGAATTAGGCGAAATTGAAGCAGTATTAAGCCAACATCCGGGTTTAAGAGAATCTGTAGTCACAGTTAGAGAAGACATACCCAACGACCAACGTCTTGTAGCTTACTTTGTTTCCCAATCTGGAGACATTTCTGTATTTCAATTACGTAACTTTTTAAAAGCTAAATTGCCAGCTTACATGATACCAACAACCTTTATGGTATTAGAAGCAATTCCTCTTACCCCCAATGGCAAAATCGACCGTCGCGCCTTACCTGCACCGGACACAGTCGCAGTACAAACAGAAAAAAATCCTGCTCCAGCTTCCACAGCAGTTCAAGAATTACTTATTGGCATTTGGGAAGCAATTTTAGGCATTACACAAATTGGCATTGATGATAATTTCTTTGAATTAGGTGGACACTCGCTGTTAGCTACTCGTGTGATTTCTCAAATTCGTAAAAGTTTCAAAGTAGACTTGCCTTTACGCAATTTATTTGAGTTACCAACAATAGCAGAACTAGCCAAAGAAATTGAAAAATTAAAACAAGCCGAGTTAAAATTAACATTACCGCCTATTAAACCTAGTTCTAGATTAGACAAGATACCTCTTTCATTTCCTCAACAAAGATTATGGTATTTAGAACAATTACAACCTAATCAAACAGCTTTCAATATTTTGGATGCTGTGCGTATTAGTGGTTTACTAAATATTTCTGCTCTAAATAAAAGCCTCAATGAAATTATTCGTCGTCATGAGATTCTCCGTACTACCTTCACTATAGTTAATGGGGAACCTGCTCAAATAATTGCCCCATCTCTAACCCTTAAACTAAATATCTTAGACCTCAGCCAATTAGCAGATAATGAACAGCAGCAAACAGCCTATAAATTAGCACAACAAGAAGCTGAAAAGCCATTTGTTTTAGATAAAGGGCCATTAGTAAGAGCAACCCTTATTAGAGTAACTGAAGCAGATTATATATTGCTTTTGACGATGCACCACATTATTTCTGATGGTTGGTCTACAGGAGTTTTAATTCAGGAATTTCTAGAATTGTATGAAGCCTTTTGTCTGGATAAACCTTCCCCACTTCCAGAATTAGCAATTCAATATGCAGACTTTGCAATTTGGCAGCGTCAGTCTTTCCAAGGAGAAGTATTACAAAATCTACTAGGTTATTGGCAGCAACAGCTTAAAAACTTACCAATTCTCAAATTACCTACAGACTACCCACGACCGGATATTGTTACTTATAATGGTGCAAAACAATCTTTAACACTGAGTAAAACATTATTTGCAGCTATTAAAACTCTGAGTCTGCAAGAAGAAACTACTGTTTTTATGACCTTATTGGCAGCTTTTAATGTTGTCTTGCATTACTACAGTGGACAAGACGAGATTGTAGTAGGTACTGATGTTGCTAATAGAAATAGATCGGAAACTGAAGGCTTAATTGGATTTTTTGTCAATCAATTAGTTTTACGTAACTCGGTTACAGGCAATCCCAGCTTTTCAGAATTATTACAAAGGGTCAAGGAAGTAACTTTAGGAGCATATTCGCATCAAGATGTACCTTTTGATATTTTAGTTAATACGCTCAATCCAGAACGTAAACTAAATTTATCACCGTTATTTCAAGTCAAGTTTATTCTCGATAATACGCAAGCACCACCATTAGAACTGGCAGGTTTAACAATTAATCCCCTAGAAATTACTAGAAGTACAACTCAGCTTGATTTAATTTTGAGATTAATAGAAACGCCAAATGGTATGGTTGCTGATTTAGAATACAACACTGATATATTTGTGTCTGGAACTATTGCCAAAATACTCAAACATTGGGAAATAGTTTTGATGCAGGTTGTAAATCATCGGGATCTAAGATTGCAAGAATTAGTAGATGCGATCGCAGCAGCAGAGACACAAGAGAAAAGCCTTGCCAAAATCAAGCATAAACAAGATATTCAACAAAAAATTAAAACAATTAAGCGCAAAGCTATTACATCGTAAATATGAAAAAATTAGAAATTAACAATCTACGCAGGAAAGCGATAAAGCTAAACTCAACAGAATTAATTACAATAGAGAACAGTGGTACGTTACCTCAGGTAGTAAAACCTGCAATTGATCATGTTGATTTAATAGACTGGCTAGAAAATAGTCGTGAGTTTATTGTTAATAATTTACTCAAATATGGTGCTATCCTTTTTCGTGGATTTAGCTTAGATACACCATCTGCCTTTGAAAATTTTGGCTTAACAATTTGTACAGAACTTTTCAATGAAAACGGTGAACATCCGCGTGAAACAGTTAGTGGTAAAGTCTATACTCCAGTTTTTTATCCGGCTGACAGAAAGCTGTTATGGCATAATGAAAATTCTTTTAACTATCGCTTTCCTTTAAAAATTATGTTTGGTTGTCGCCAAACAGCACAACAAGGCGGAGAAACACCAATTGTTGATAGCCGTCAAGTTTTTAAGTTAATTGACCCTAAGATTCGTGATGTCTTTATTGATAAGCAGGTAATGTATGTTCGTAATTACGGCGATGGGTTGGGGCTTGATTGGCAAACAGTATTTCAAACTCAAAACCGGGTAGAAGTTGAAAGAAGATGCCATCAAGATGTAATGAATTTTGAATGGAAATCAGAAAATCGCTTGCGGACGTTTTCTGTTCGCCCTGCTGTTATTAAACATCACCAAACAGGTGAATTATCTTGGTTTAATCAAGCTCAACATTGGCATCCCGCCTGTTTAGATCCACTTGCTAGAGAAACACTATTTGCATCTTTCAAACCTGAAGATTTGCCCAGAAACTGTTATTACGGTGATGGTACTCCTATTGAAGATTCTATTATGGAAGAAATCTGTAGAGTCTATCAACAGTTAGAAGTATGTTTCCCTTGGCAAACAGGAGACGTATTACTACTAGATAATATTTTAACTGCTCATGCCAGAAATCCATTTTTAGGTGAAAGAAAACTATTGGTGGCTATGGGTGAAATGAAAAGTTATACAGAAATCGGATATTAAGGATAGTAAGCAGTATGTTAAGTCAAATTCAAGGATTCCAGCTTTCACCACAACAACAACGCCTTTGGTTATTACAACAAGATAATGCTGTTTACCGTGCTTTTTGTGCAATTACTATTCAAGGTAATTTGCGGATTAATGTATTAAGACAAGCTTTGCAGAAAGTCGTTGATAGAAATGAAATTCTGCGAACTAAATTTTACCGCTTACAAGGAACTACAGTTCCTAGCCAAGTTATAGAATCTAGCAATTTTCTGTTTATAGAACAAGAGATTATCAGCAGTGATAGTTTACAGCAGGTAATCAATGAGTTATTTGTTCAAGAGCAAAAATTCTCTCCAAGTGAAACAGAATATATATTGTTAACAAAATTATGGAAATTTAAGACTGATACCTATATTTTATTTGTTAGTCTACCCGCACTTTGTGCAGATACACAAACATTAAATAATTTAGTTGCAGAGATTAGCAGTTACTACAATGCTTGTTTGCAAAGTGAGGATATTTTAGATGCGCCTCTACAATATGCTGATGTTGCTGCTTGGCTAAATGAGTTGTTAGAGTCAGAAGAAGCTGATACAGGTAAAAAATATTGGCGACAAATAGATATTGCTAATTATGCAAATGCTAAATTAATTCTTGAAAATTTATCATTACAGAATGATAAATTTCAACCACAATTTATCACTACATCCATCAATCAGCAACTAACTAATCAAATTTCGGAAATTGCCAATAATTATCAAATTTCAACCTCGAATTTTTTATTAACTTGTTGGCTAATTTTACTTTGGAGGCTAACCGAAAATTATGAATTAATTATTGGTACTAGTTGCGACGGGCGTAACTATGAGGAATTACAAACTGGTTTGGGCTTGTTTGTTAAGTACCTACCTTTGGCTTGTGGCTTACAAGATGGTGATCGCTTCAGTGATATATTACAGAAAGTCGATAAAATCACTGCAGAAATGACCGATTGGCAAGAAAGCTTTACTTGGGAAACAGCCCTGAATGCCAATCAAAAAGATGTAGCCACAGCATTTTTCCCTCTCTGCTTTGAGTTTATAGCAGCCCCAAAAAGTTATACGGCTGGGGAAATAACATTATCCCTTGCTCAACATTATGTTTGTTTTGATCGGTTTAAAATAAAACTTACTGGAGTGCAGACTGCCAATAATGAATTAAAGGTAGAATTTCACTATGATAGCAACCTATGTACTACAGCAGATATCCAGAATCTTGCTAATCAATTTATAACTTTATTAACAAGTGCTGTAGAAAATATCCAAAACAACATCTCCCAGCTAAACATTTTAACCCCAGCCGAAAGAAAGCAACTTTTAATAGATTTTAATAATACTAAATCTCCAGAATCACCCTACCAGTGTATTCATCATTTGTTTGAAGCACAATGTCAAAAAACACCAGATAATATTGCTATTGTTTTTGCAGACCAAAAGCTAACTTATCAAGAACTAAACATTCGTGCTAACCAGTTAGCCCAATATTTGCAAAGTTTGGGTGTAGGTTCAGAAGACCTGATAGGAATTTGTATAGAACGCTCACCTTTAATGGTAATTGGTGTTTTGGGTATTCTCAAAGCTGGCGCAGCTTATGTACCTATTGACCCCAACTATCCAGCAGAACGCAAAGCCTTTATCTTGGCAGATACGCAAATGCAATTATTGCTAACTCAGTCTGAATTAAAGGCAGATTATGTTAAAAAGATTTGCTTAGATACTGATTGGAAAATTATTAACCAGCAACCCCAAATAACACCAGTTAGTGAAACTAATGCTCAGAACCTAGCTTATGTAATTTACACTTCTGGTTCTACTGGTAAACCTAAGGGAGCTTTAATTACTCACTATGGGTTAGTTAACTATCTCAACTGGTGTACACAAGCGTATCAAGTTTACCAAGGTTCAGGAACATTAGTCCATTCTTCTTTGGGCTTTGATTTAACGATTACAAGTCTATTTTCACCCTTACTTGTAGGTGCTCAAGTTGAGCTACTTCCAGAAAACCAGAGTATAGATAATTTGGCGCAAACTCTCAAAGCTAGAACTAATCTAAGTCTTGTTAAAATTACACCTGCTCATTTAGAATTACTGGGTCAACAATTATCACCCCAAGAAGCAGCAGGTAGAACACGCGCTTTTATTATTGGCGGTGAAAATCTAACTACACAACACATTAATTTCTGGCAAAAATACGCTCCTGAAACTCTATTAATCAACGAATACGGACCTACAGAAACTGTAGTCGGTTGCTGCATTTATCAAGTATCAAAAGCAGATAATTATTGTGATTCAATTCCTATCGGGCATCCCATTGCTAACACCCAACTTTACGTTTTAGACCAATACTTACAACCAGTACCAACGGGTGTGGCGGGTGAGTTATATATTGGTGGTGCAGGACTAGCACGGGGTTATCTCAACCAACCCCAATTAACTGCACAGAAGTTTATTCTACATCCTTTTAGTGATGAGCCTGGAGCGCGTCTTTATAAAACAGGCGACAAAGTACGCTTCCGCGTAGATGGCAATTTGGAATTTTTAGGGCGCTTGGATGACCAAGTAAAATTGCGGGGTTACAGGATAGAGTTAGGAGAAATTGAAGCTTTACTTTGCTTACACCCGACTGTGAAAGAAGCAGTAGTAATGGTACGGGAAGATGTGACCGATGACCAGCGTTTAGTTGCTTATCTTGTTGTTAAACCAGACTCGAATTTATCTGTAAATAATTTGCGGAGTTTTCTGCAAGAAAAACTTCCCGAATACATGATACCGACAGCTTTTATACCTTTGCATACTTTACCTTTAACTACTAATGGTAAAGTAGATCGTCGGGTGTTACCTGCACCAGAGCAGGTGAGTGTAATTGCAGAATTTTTTGTGGCTCCCCGCAATTCTTTAGAGCAGGAATTAGCAGATATCTGGGCTGAAGTTTTGCGAGTAGAAAAAGTAGGAATACATAATAACTTTTATACTTTGGGTGGGCATTCTTTGCTGGTGACTCAATTAATATCTCGCATCAGGGATATTTTGGGTGTGGAATTACTTATACAAGATGTTTTTGCCAATCCTACGGTAGCTGAATTATCTGTAGTTGTAACCCAGAAACTAGCAGAGCAATTCGATGATGAAAGTTTAGCGCGATCGCTTGCCGAACTAGAAGACCTATCCGACCAAGATATCCAATTAATCCTTTCTGACAGTCAATCGTAAAAATTACATGAGTAGCTTGTTGCAAAAAATTGCTGAACTATCTCCCGAAAAGCGTGCCTTGTTGATGCAACGGCTAAACCAGCAAAAAGGGAAAATCTCGCCAACCAAAATTCAACCACAAAGCCGAAATACTCAGACTTTCCCCCTATCCTTTGCTCAACAAAGGCTGTGGTTCTTTAGCCAATTAGAACCAGAAAGTAGTGCCCATAACATTCCTACCGCTATCCGCTTAACACGAAGGCTCAACGTCGCCGCCCTCGAAAACAGCATCAATGAAATAGTCACTCGTCATGAAATCTTACGCACTACATTTACAGTCGTAAACGGGGAACCAGTTCAGGTAATTGGTGCAGCAACAAGGCTACAACTACCAATCATTGATTTACACACAATTCCTGAAACCGAACAGGAAATAGAAGTCCAGCGTCTAGCCACCCTAGAGGCGCAAACACCCTTCAATCTAGAAACAGATTCGCTTCTGCGGGTGAAGCTGTTACGTTTGGGTGAGACAGATCATGTACTATTGTTGACCATGCACCACATCGTTTCTGATGGCTGGTCAACAGGTATACTCATCCATGAACTGACGACACTTTACAAAGCTGAAGATAGCGGACAACCACACAATTTACCAGAATTACCTATCCAATACGTAGATTTTGCCGTTTGGCAACGTCAGTGGCTGCAAGGAGAAGTTTTAAACACCCAGTTAACCTACTGGAAGCAAAAGCTTAGTGGTCATTTGCCAGTATTAGAGTTACCTACAGACCGTCCACGCCCAGCAATTCAAACTGACAGAGGCAACACTCAATCTTTTACACTTACCCCTTCTCTAACAGCCGCATTACAAAACCTCTCCCAGCAGCAAGAAGTTACTTTATTCATGACTCTGCTGGCAGCCTTCAAAACCTTACTCTATCGCTACACTGGTGCTGTTGATATCCTCGTCGGTTCACCCATTGCCAACCGTAACCACTTGGGTATAGAAGGGCTAATTGGCTTTTTTGTCAATACCTTAGTGTTGCGAACAGACTTATCGGGTAATCCTACATTTGTAGAGTTATTGCAGCGATCGCGTAAAGTTGCATTAGAAGCTTACGATCACCAAGACTTACCATTTGAAAAATTAGTAGATGAGTTGGAGCTAGCCCGTGACTTAAGCTACACACCACTATTTCAGGTGATGTTTACCCTCCAGAACACGCCTACAGTCAACTGTTCCCTACCTGATTTGACTATAACTTCTCTGGAAATAGAACAGGAAACAGCTAACTTTGATATCTCCCTGACAATGGAAGTTGTCGGAGAAGCACTTATAGGTAATATTGAATACAATACAGATTTATTTGATGCTGCTACCATCAACCGTATGGTAGATCATTTTTCTACTTTATTAGAAAGTATTATTGTTAATCCTACCGAGCATATTAGTAATTTACAAATACTAACCAACCAAGAGCAAAAACAGTTAGAGCAGTGGAACCAGACACAAGTAGAATTTAGACGAGTTATTTGCATCCATCAACTATTTGAGGCACAAGTAGAACAAACTCCCCAAGCAATAGCTGTAGTTTGCGGTGATGCACAACTAACCTACGCTCAACTCAACCAAAAAGCTAATCAACTTGCACATTACCTACAACACCAGGGAGTAGAACCAGACCAACTCATCGGCATTTGTGTAGAGCGCAGCTTAGAGATGATTGTTGGCATCTTAGGCATACTCAAAGCTGGATGTGCCTATTTACCCCTCGACCCCAGTTATCCGTCAGAGCGAATCGCATACATGATGGCAGATGCTGGAGTTTCATTACTACTTACTCAAGACAAATTACTCGCAAAAATTCCAGCCTACACAGGCAAAATCATTTGTTTAGATGCTCACTGGCAACATATAGCCCAAGCAAGCCCAGCCAATTACCATAGCCAAGTTAGGGCAGATAACTTAGCCTACGTCATTTATACCTCTGGTTCCACAGGTCAAGCTAAGGGCGTGATGATTGAACATCAAAGCTTAGTCAACGCCTACTTTGCCTGGGAGAAAGCTTACAAACTGCATCAAATTAAAACTCATCTGCAAATGGCCAGTTTTTCCTTTGATGTGTTTGCAGGCGACTTAGTGAGAGCATTGTGTTCTGGCGGCACATTGGTACTGTGTCCGCGAGATGTTTTGCTGGAACCCGCACAGTTGTACAAGCTTATACATACACACCAGGTAGATTGTGCGGAATTTGTACCGATAGTATTTCGTCACCTAATGCAGTACCTGCAAGAAAGTGGGCAGCGCCTAGACTGGATGCGGTTAGTGATTTGTGGTTCTGATAATTGGTATGTGAGTGAGTATAACCAAGCCAAACAATATTGCAGTCAAGATACACAAATTATTAATTCCTATGGCTTAACAGAAGCGACAATTGATAGTTGTTATTGTGCAGATGTGACTGATTTAGCTCCAGAGCGATCGCTACCTATTGGCCGACCATTTGCTAATATCCAAATGTATATCTTGGATGCACATTTGCAATTGGTACCTGTGGGTGTGCCAGGAGAACTTTACATTGGTGGTGCGGGGTTAGCACGGGGTTATTTAAATCGTCGAGAGTTAACTGCCCAACGGTTTATTTCTCACCCCAATCTTTCAGGGACAAGGCTTTATCGTACAGGAGATGTAGTTCGCTATCTGCCTGATGGCAACATTGAGTTTTTAGGGCGAAGTGACTATCAAGTAAAAATTCGGGGTTTCCGCATTGAGTTGGCAGAGGTAGAAGCGGCAATTCTCCAAAATCCACAAGTGAAAGAAACTGCGGTAGTTGTACGGGAAGATAACCCTGGTAATCAGCGTTTGGTTGCCTATGTGGTAGCTCAACAGCAGAGTCATGATTTGATAGGGGCTTTGCAGCAACTTCTCAAGAATCGGTTGCCTAACTACATGATTCCCTCGGCTTTTGTGCTGTTGGAGGCGCTACCTCTGTTACCGAACGGTAAACTCAATCGCCAAGCTTTACCTGAGCCTAATCTTATACGCGCCGAAATAGAAGAAAGTTTTGTTCCACCGAGAACAGATGCTCAAAAGATACTAGCCAAAATTTGGGCAGCAGTTCTCAGGGTTGAGCAAGTTGGTATCTACGATAACTTCTTTGAATTGGGTGGCGATTCTATTCTCAGTATTCAGGTGATTGCAAGAGCCAAACAAGCAGGTTTGCAATTGACAGCCAAGCAACTGTTTGAGCATCAAGCGATCGCGCAATTAGCAGCAGTAGCAGGTACAATTACCCTACCAGAGGCAGAACAAGGTTTAGTCACAGGTGAAGTTCCGCTCACACCAATCCAAAACTGGTTTTTTGAGCAAGATTTTCCTCATCCCCATCACTGGAATCAGTCAGCACTGTTAGAACCACAGCAACAACTCAATCCCCAACTGTTAGCAACAGCAATACAGCATTTACTAGAACAACACGATGCTTTGCGTCTGCGATATGAGCAAACAAAAGCTGGCTGGAGACAATTTATTCCCAGTACAGATAATTCTCAGGTATTTACTCACATAGATTTATCATCTGTTGCTGAACCATTACAAGCGATCGAAACCGCAGCTACAGAAATTCAGGCATCGCTCAACCTCAGTCAAGGCCCTTTGGTGCGTGTCGCTTTATTCGAGTTAGGTAGGCAAAATCAGCGATTATTAGTAGTTATCCATCACTTGGCTGTGGATGGTGTTTCTTGGCGAATATTGCTAGAAGACCTGCAAAGTGCGTACCATCAACTCAGTCAAAGTCAGTCAGTTAAATTACCTGCAAAAACTACATCCTTTAAACAGTGGGCTAGTCTTCTGCAAGACTATGCACAATCGAAAACACTACAGCAAGAGCTAGAACACTGGTTGTCTTTATCTAAAGCCACTGTTTCACCTTTACCAGTTGACTATCTAGGTGGTACTAACACGGTTGCTGACTCACATACTATATCTGTGCATCTCACAGCCGCAGAAACTACTGCTTTGTTAACAGAAGTCCCAGCTACCTACAATACCCAAATCAATGATGTGTTACTGACAGCATTGGTACATGCTTTCACACCGTGGATGAGTAGCAGCACAGTCTTGGTAAATTTAGAGGGTCACGGGCGCGAAGAAATATTTAATCATGTGGATTTATCACGTACCGTAGGCTGGTTTACTTCCGAATTTCCTGTATTACTATCTTTAGAATCTCGGCAACCAGGAGATACGCTGAAAACGATTAAAGAACAACTGCGGCAAATTCCTAACCGAGGTATTGGTTACGGCATACTGCGTTATCTTCACAATGAACCCGATATTGTGAAACAATTGCAAGCCATTCCTCCAACACAGGTAAGTTTTAACTACTTAGGTCAATTTGATCAAGTTTTATCAGATGCTTCTTTGCTTGTACCTGCTTTTGAAGCTAGTGGTTCTGCTTATCATCACCAAAGTCAACGCAGCCAATTACTAGAAATTAACGGTTTGATTGTGGGTAACAAATTGTGTCTGGAATGGACTTACAGTCAAAGTTTGTATAGACACACAACAATTGAAAAACTGGCAGGAAATTTTTTACAGGCGCTACAAGAAATTATTACTCACTGTCAGAACCCGGATGTGGGTGGTTATACACCTTCTGATTTCCCAGAGGTGGAATTGAGTCAAACGGAACTAGACAACGTACTTGCAGAAATGGACTTTGGTTGAGGAGAGGATAAGGTGAACAAGAAGAATATAGAAGGGATTTACCCGCTTTCGGGTTCACAACAAGGTATGCTGTTCGAGACTCTGGCTAGTGTTAGCTCAGAGATACATATTGAACAATCGACCTGGGCTTGGCATGGTCATTTGGATATTCAGGCGTTTGAGAAAGCTTGGCAAAGAATTATTGAACGTCATTCAATCTTCAGAGCCGGGTTTGTGTGGAAAGAGCAAGCAGAACCTTTAATGGTGGTGTTGCGAGAGATTGCTGTATCTATTGCCCAACAAGACTGGCGCGGTTTGGACTCCCAAACACAGCAACAGCGATTGCTAGATTTTATGTTAAGCGATCGCACTCAAGGTTTTCCACTATCCAAACCACCGCTCATGCGTTTGACGT is a genomic window of Fortiea contorta PCC 7126 containing:
- a CDS encoding non-ribosomal peptide synthetase; this encodes MSSLLQKIAELSPEKRALLMQRLNQQKGKISPTKIQPQSRNTQTFPLSFAQQRLWFFSQLEPESSAHNIPTAIRLTRRLNVAALENSINEIVTRHEILRTTFTVVNGEPVQVIGAATRLQLPIIDLHTIPETEQEIEVQRLATLEAQTPFNLETDSLLRVKLLRLGETDHVLLLTMHHIVSDGWSTGILIHELTTLYKAEDSGQPHNLPELPIQYVDFAVWQRQWLQGEVLNTQLTYWKQKLSGHLPVLELPTDRPRPAIQTDRGNTQSFTLTPSLTAALQNLSQQQEVTLFMTLLAAFKTLLYRYTGAVDILVGSPIANRNHLGIEGLIGFFVNTLVLRTDLSGNPTFVELLQRSRKVALEAYDHQDLPFEKLVDELELARDLSYTPLFQVMFTLQNTPTVNCSLPDLTITSLEIEQETANFDISLTMEVVGEALIGNIEYNTDLFDAATINRMVDHFSTLLESIIVNPTEHISNLQILTNQEQKQLEQWNQTQVEFRRVICIHQLFEAQVEQTPQAIAVVCGDAQLTYAQLNQKANQLAHYLQHQGVEPDQLIGICVERSLEMIVGILGILKAGCAYLPLDPSYPSERIAYMMADAGVSLLLTQDKLLAKIPAYTGKIICLDAHWQHIAQASPANYHSQVRADNLAYVIYTSGSTGQAKGVMIEHQSLVNAYFAWEKAYKLHQIKTHLQMASFSFDVFAGDLVRALCSGGTLVLCPRDVLLEPAQLYKLIHTHQVDCAEFVPIVFRHLMQYLQESGQRLDWMRLVICGSDNWYVSEYNQAKQYCSQDTQIINSYGLTEATIDSCYCADVTDLAPERSLPIGRPFANIQMYILDAHLQLVPVGVPGELYIGGAGLARGYLNRRELTAQRFISHPNLSGTRLYRTGDVVRYLPDGNIEFLGRSDYQVKIRGFRIELAEVEAAILQNPQVKETAVVVREDNPGNQRLVAYVVAQQQSHDLIGALQQLLKNRLPNYMIPSAFVLLEALPLLPNGKLNRQALPEPNLIRAEIEESFVPPRTDAQKILAKIWAAVLRVEQVGIYDNFFELGGDSILSIQVIARAKQAGLQLTAKQLFEHQAIAQLAAVAGTITLPEAEQGLVTGEVPLTPIQNWFFEQDFPHPHHWNQSALLEPQQQLNPQLLATAIQHLLEQHDALRLRYEQTKAGWRQFIPSTDNSQVFTHIDLSSVAEPLQAIETAATEIQASLNLSQGPLVRVALFELGRQNQRLLVVIHHLAVDGVSWRILLEDLQSAYHQLSQSQSVKLPAKTTSFKQWASLLQDYAQSKTLQQELEHWLSLSKATVSPLPVDYLGGTNTVADSHTISVHLTAAETTALLTEVPATYNTQINDVLLTALVHAFTPWMSSSTVLVNLEGHGREEIFNHVDLSRTVGWFTSEFPVLLSLESRQPGDTLKTIKEQLRQIPNRGIGYGILRYLHNEPDIVKQLQAIPPTQVSFNYLGQFDQVLSDASLLVPAFEASGSAYHHQSQRSQLLEINGLIVGNKLCLEWTYSQSLYRHTTIEKLAGNFLQALQEIITHCQNPDVGGYTPSDFPEVELSQTELDNVLAEMDFG